Within Vidua macroura isolate BioBank_ID:100142 chromosome 11, ASM2450914v1, whole genome shotgun sequence, the genomic segment GAACTGATCTCCCATCGGATATTTATTGCAAGAATGCTGGCACATACACCACAGCAGAAGGTGTGGCTGCAGTTTAtcttttctgaattaaaaagcTCACCCAGATGTTTATCTGGTGTGGTGCTGTTTCACATCTCTTAAAGTGCACTAGTAGCATGGCTGTTCtgtttttgttgtcttccaTATTCACAGTAACCTAACTGCATGGAGGAGAGTCTGTGTGTCAATAACTATGGAACACAGggtgaattgaatttgataaACATGCCTTTGTCAATGTCTGGAAGAGCTGTAGCTTTCCTTCTGGGCTAAATATTGTCAGCTCAGTATGGCATGTTGAGGGTTCTGGAAACACCCATGGCACATGGTGCGCAGCTGAAGCCCTTGAAAtgagctgtgctgccctcaGCGGTTGAGCTGTCAGTTGCCAGCTCTTCATCCAGGTTTATATAAAGATCAATCTAATTATAGTTTTGAAATTAAGGTAACTGTTCTTCATTGCATGTTTTTCCACCTGCTGTTCTTTTCTTGACAGGGTTGGCCTATGTATGCCCAGTTATTGATCGATCTGTTCAAGTACTTGGCTCCTTTCCTTAGAAATGTGGAACTCACCAAACCTATGCAAATTCTTTACAAGGTAAAAAAATGTCAACTAATAGATGCTTCCAATCAAAGTAGAGGTGTTCTGGCAGCAAAATAGAATTAGCTGATTTTTTCTAACTTACCTCTGAGAGTTGAATTTAAATTATGGGGGAAGCAGGCTGCCCTCCCAGATTAGTTTCCTTCTGGTAGTGTTAGCCACGTGACATAGAATAATGGCTCTGCAAGCTTTTGGACAGTTTCAACACTTACAcacatatttaatattttatttcacagggCACTCTGCGTGTGTTGCTGGTCTTGTTGCATGATTTCCCAGAATTTCTGTGTGACTACCATTATGGGTTCTGTGATGTGATCCCACCTAACTGTATTCAGCTAAGGAATCTGATCCTGAGTGCCTTCCCACGGAACATGAGGCTTCCAGACCCTTTCACCCCCAATCTAAAGGTAGAACTTACTTTAAAGGAGTTTAATAATAGGAAACTTCAATGCTTAAAATACTCTCTATCCAggttaatattatttaattaaatcttTGGGTATCTGCTAGGCAACTAATCTTGGAGTGATTAGAAGGAAACTTTCTCATGCTGCCAAAGCACTGTCCTGTtgctcctctctctgcctgagctgtgcagggtgATGGGAGCAAAGCTACAGTGCTCGTTGTCGCCGAAGAAAGCTGTTCTTGTGTGGATGTTTGTGCTTTTTGAAACTACCAGACTGTCTGGAGTCTAGATGGGGAGACCCCAAAGGTAGTGACTGAATGTCTCTATGGCCTTCACCCCTgaatttttttatccttttgttGCATCCCACCAGAACGCCGCATCCTTTCAGTTCTTCAAGACATCATATATCAAGTTTCTTCTAAAATTTGCAAAAGTCAGGTGTTGCCATTTAATTGATGGAAGGAAGAGTGATCAGCAGCAGTAGTTGATGAAATATTGCTTATAgatctgctttttaatttgttccATTGCTGATGGTTTAGTTGACAAGGTTTTCTGTCAACAGGTGGACATGTTAAGTGAGATTAATATTGCTCCACGAATACTCACGAATTTCACTGGAGTGATGCCACCTCAGTTCAAGAAAGATTTGGATTCCTATCTCAAAACCCGTTCTCCGGTCACCTTTTTGTCTGACTTGCGAAGCAACCTACAAGTAAGTTTGAGGTTTTTGAGGTTTCTGTGGGTGCTCAATTGAAATAATGTGGCACAAATGATCTCACTGCTTCAGCCACCATcctttcctgcaggaattttGTTGGTATGTTGGCCAGCATGTGTTCTAGGAAGTAGAAAATCCTGTGAAAACACACACTCTGAATAAGTCTTCCACTCCCTGATAGGATGTGTTGAAGCCTTTTGGAATCTGATTAAATTTTGACTCCAAATAGATTAATTGTTGCAGAAATAAATGGATTCTCATGCCAATACTTGAAGGGTAAAAAAGGTCAAATTAGCTAAAGCCCAGTTCAAAATTGTGGCTAAAACCTCATTTCAGACATCTCATGCCTTGGCTTGCAGCAGACTTGAATCTGAAGTTGGACTTCCTCTGAGAATTGCTTAGACAAAAACATTCATACAAGGGGGATCTTTCCACCAGCATCTGGCACTGCTGGTGAATTCACATTGCCTTACCTGATGTTTTCCTTTAGGCAGAGAGTAAAAACAAATCTGCTGTGTCAACACTTTGCTGATGTTTTttaatacacacacacacacacgtataTATGCACTATAAGATATGCTTTTTAATATAAGCTATGTTAAAAAACACTAAATGCCAAATTGAATTTGTGGATGTCCCCGTGCGTTGTCTTCTGGCTAATCAGTAAGATACTTGGATGCTGTTGTTGTACATGCTGTACCTTTGAGTGCTGAAGGAATATTGACTGTTAATGCTTTTCATATCTTTGCTATTAGGTATCAAATGAACCCGGCAACCGCTACAACATCCAGCTGATTAATGCACTGGTGCTCTACGTAGGTACTCAAGCGATTGCACACATTCACAACAAAGGCAGCACACCCTCCATGAGCACCATTACCCACTCAGCTCACATGGACATCTTCCAGAATTTGGCAGTAGACCTGGATACTGAAGGTGAGCTGGAAACACTGCTAGTTCATGCAATGTCACATTTACAGCAAGCGGGCCCTCACTTTAAAAAGGACATTGAGGTTCCGGAATGTGTCCAGTGAAGGGCAGCAAGGCTTGTGAAAGGTCTAGAAAACATTTCCTATGAGAAATGGCTGAGGGTTTGTTTGGTGTTGAGAAGAGACGGCTCGGGGGCCTCGAGCTCTGAAGGGTTGTTGTAATGGTCTTCTACCATGCCTGCAGTGAGAGGATAAGAGGAAATGGACTTAAGGTGTTACAGGGAAGAGGGAGATTAAATACCAGAAAAGGTTTTTTCACTGTTAGGGTGGTCTGATACTAGAtttggctgcccagggaagtagtAGAGttgccatccctggaggtgtttgagAGGTGTCTGGATCTGGTGCTGGGTGATGTGATTTAGTGGTTATGGGGTTACAGGGGTAGTGCTGGGTtgatggctggacttgatggtcttaaaggtctcttccaacctcgatgattctgtgatttctctcCTGCAGGCCGGTACCTCTTCCTGAACGCCATCGCCAACCAGCTGCGGTACCCCAACAGTCACACCCACTACTTCAGCTGCACCATGCTTTACCTGTTTGCAGAGGCCAACACAGAGGCCATCCAGGAGCAGATCACCAGGTGAGAGGGACAGTGTTTAACTTGCCAACATTCAGCTTTttgcttgccttccttctgtatTTTTGATCTTTGAGCTCTAAGTGTTCTTACTTTTGGATTTCAGGGTTCTCTTGGAACGACTGATTGTAAATAGGCCTCATCCCTGGGGTCTCCTTATTACGTTCATTGAGCTGATAAAAAATCCGGCCTTTAAGTTCTGGAACCATGAGTTTGTTCACTGTGCTCCAGAAATCGAGAAGTGAGTATAGCTtaaccacagaatcattaaCATGGTATCTCTGAAACAGTTGAACCTTGAGTTTTTGGTGCTGTCACAGCATCCATTTGCTGCCATAAATGCACCTACCAttgctttgcttctgtgtgCAGGTTGTTCCAGTCGGTTGCACAGTGCTGCATGGGGCAGAAGCAGGCCCAGCAAGTTATGGAAGGGACTGGTGCCAGTTAGATGAGCTGCATCCTGCATTGTAAGAGTGCCAGCCTGGAGGTCCTGTCCCATCAGCTGACTGAAGACTCTGTAAGGCTCCTCCTGACCTTCCCAGCCCCCTTGATTGGGTAGACACAACAGACCCTGGGTGAAAGTCTTATGTGGGCATGTTCCAAAGtttgaaacaaattttttgACTTTCGGCCAAACTTCAGAAGATGCTGTGAATATCATTTGAACTAGTGTAAATACAAGGAACAGAAACATTTGTCTGGACTTTTGGGTTTGTGCAAATTGTGTAAAAGGCAGGTGGGTAACTGGTGCCTGTCCATCTTGTAATAAAGGGGCAGCTGCTGATGCCAAGCACTTGTCCGGGGCAGACCTCCTTGTCCTGACATTCCCAGACTCCCAAAGAATATTGAAAAGCCagtaacttatttttctttatgtgaaTGGGGGACCTTTAAATCACtaagttgtttaaaaaaaaaaaaaaaaaagtggatgtGTTTGGAATATGGGAATTCTGTGGAGTACAGGAGGGGTGAGGGAGGGGTTAAGGTTCAGTGTTGCTTTCCCCTCACCCTCATCAAATGCTGATAGACAGCAAGTGGAGTGGCAGTCAGAGAATGCCTCCTTTTTGTTGGAGAAGAAACAGGCCCTTTGGGTGAGGGTCAGCTGTTTTCAGTAAATAAACCAGAGACCAGGcctgtagcttttttttttttttttttttttttttttttgacagttgTAAATTTTGGAAGATGAGGGGTTAAATCTAGGCCTTTTCCCACCCTCCCCTGTGACCACACAATATaagtttgtaaaaaaaaaactagaaaaaagaaaaaaaaaaaaaagaaaaaaatttaacaaaacaaaaaacccaaaggacCAATACAGCCCATTTTGTAAGGATTTTCAATGTTTTGTAAAGTATTGGTCCACGTGTTGTATTTTGTAGCCTTTCTAGTTCTTGGGCTTTAGTTCTCCCACTCTTGTATGTATGCATACTGTAGTTACACATTAAAGTCATGACATGCAGCACGTGCCACTGTGCTTATTCTCTTCAGTTCTGTCCTGGCCAGTTGGTGTCTTCCAAAGCCTGTTCTACCCATCCAAAACCTGCAGTTTTCCAATGTGTTTTGGGCACTGCCTGTTGAAAGCAGCTGGGTTTGTTCTCTAGCATGAGGTCAGTGGGCAGATGTAATGACTGGACAGAGTCTTGCTTTGAAGTGCATCAGAAAGGGCAGTTGTGTGAAAATATAAATGGCTTGGTTGCAAGCTCATGAGCAGAGTTTGTCTCAGACAGGAGACTGCACTGGAGGTATACGGGAGTGTAGACAGCCCATCAGTTTAATTTCTAGTGCCTTCCACCCTGCTGTGATCCCCCTGCAGCAGGAATCTGCCCTAAGTTGTGGTTAGCTGTTGTAAGGGTAGGCAGCTTCAGTGTTGTTAATATTGCAAGGTCCTTCAGCCTAGTAGATGCTAGGAAATAAGAGcttcacttctttctttttacataaCATCAGCTTGTTAAAGTTTAGTTGACTGCTGTGGTGTGGGCAGAGAGGTCAGGATTTCCTACTCAGGTTTAAGGGGTTCCATACCTGGCTTTACATTTGCTGTATAGAGgaaaaaacagctctgagggatcactgagccagctgtgccagtgggTGGCAGCTCAGAGGGAATCCTCTCTTTCTGTTCCAGGCATTAGTCACCTCTGTGTCAAGGAGTAGACTGTGGCTAGGTCCTACAATTCTATGGCATTTCTTTGCCAGGTCAGCAGCTGTACTGAAACTGAGCCTTTTGAAGTTGGAACTGTGGACACAGTTCTCATTTCTTCTTCACTATACTTTTTACTATGCCTCCCATTCCAATCCCAAGGACACACAGTTATACATTGTTTTCCAGAAATTGTATGTCTGTTCTTAAATTCCTATGATAAAACAGTACAGCAAAATTGACAGCCCCTGTTTGAGGATtctcccattcaaatgcaaatagCTCCTGAATTCTGGCATCCAGTGGGATAcaaaagaatacattttttaagGGAATATCTTTCAAGACTAATGCCCTAAACCATTGACCAGTGTCTTTTTATGTGGTTGATGCACATCTTGTGTGCAAGCGTTATGGCTCTTAAATCTTGGACTAGCTGATACTCATCTGAGTGTGGTTTCTTAATGGGtagaattggaatattaaactGACTGGCATTCCTGAAGCAACCCAAAGCTAATAAATCTTTCAGTGTTTGGCTCTAGCCCTTTTCTGGCTTCCAGTTTAACAGGgtattgttttcattttacctATCTTATGCCTGGTTTAAATTGGATTGATACCAGTTTTGCTTCTAGTGATCTTGTAGGAATGCCAGTCACCTACATGAGAGGAGTCACCCCATCTTCTATTTTTATGGGTATCTCTTCCTCTCTGGGTGTTTTTGATCCTATAACATAAACACTTATGCCCCCAGggctttttcttctggtttatGTACTTGGATCTGTCCTTTTTCAAATGttctttttgcatttaatttacttatttattttcctaataatGGCATTGGGCATTTGGATATGTACAGAAATTTTATAAAACTCTTCAATTCCAAATTTGAGTAGCTGGAAGAATggctttatttcctttgttcctATGGCTCCAGCTATAGATGTGCTTTGTTTACTGAAGGCTTATTTACATCTAAGTTGCTCCTCTGTTAGATATTCTACCCCAAATTTGCTGTGACCAGGAGTTCTCTTGGGGATTCTGTGGACCTCTCAGCTGCCTCTCAGTCTAAATCCCAATTGAATGTAAGCAGTCTTCCTACTTGTGGAGTCTCCCATCTTTCAGGATTACCTGTGCCCTGGGTTCTGTGGGCATTTGTTTCCAGTGCCCATTCTGCTTACAGTAACTGTTGAATTTTTCCTATTAGATGGGAATTTACCAGTTGAAATCTGATTCCCTTACATTACCTCCTGCCCTTCCAACTACCACAGCAATCAACTAAATTTACTCTCCCTTTGCtgatcttttttccccttttctttcctttctcttcttaaCCTCATTCTCTTCATTACACTTCCTTTATATTCCTCTAGTGCTAAAACATGAGAGTCTGCTGTCATCAATCCAACATTCCTTCCAAGCCTTATCATTATTCTGCAATGCAAAGAACAGATCAACATCTGGTACTTTgccctgttttccttcctggcaACAAAGTAACATTAATTGCAGGATCCATTCTGAGGCCATTTTCCGCAATTCTCTAATAGATACAAAGGCCACCACATAATCAACTTCTTAGTAAGCAAATCCCCTGCAAGCTTTCCCCCTGGTCCAAGAATACAGTCTAAAAGTGAAGTTCTCAAAATGCCCTTCTCTAGTGAGGTGGAACATCCAATGCCCATGCAAGCAAACAATTTCAAAGAGTAGGTATAACAAAGTCTTGTTACAGTGTTCAAACCTTCTATATGCTTTGGTCATCACCAAATTTGTGCATATctaaaaaaacaagttttaacCCAAACCTCAAACTTTAACCAAGCTACAAAATGTAATACTCCTCTAGCATGTACGTTTTCCAATATGATTACTTTGGAGATGCAGGATACCAAAATACCAGTTTTAACAATGTCTCTGTGAAGGACAGTGGCAGTTGTGTGAGATCCTGGTCAAATTCACTATTGTCCCATCTGGGAAACCAGAACAAGCTGCCCCCAGTACTGTTAAACCAATCTGTCCCCAagcactgcaggcagggctgtagCTGAGCTTTGTCATGAGTCAATGTGGGTTTTGCTTGTCTGCAGTACTTttaactgcagcagcagcaacagtcCCCCTGCTCTTAGATGGGACTTCACACCCTGTTGAAGTAGAGAGCATGGGCTGGGTAAGAAAactcatttttattaaatagagCTTAGCCTGTCAACCTTCAGTGTTTTGTCATGCAAAACCAAAGTGAGTTCAGGGTAGAACTGCATCAAGCAGAGGGTATATATCAAatgctcagcctgcagcagctgtggaacTGTGACAGTGCTCCTCCAGAGTAGTCTCAAGCCCACACAGAAATATCTTTtgtggaaataaaaggaaatatttgttaTACTGAGCCTACATGAAGACCAGCTAGATGGGTTTGTACTCTTGAACATGTTCAACATAAAATATGTACATGTGAAGAGTTTAGTGTTGTCAGCAGGTCCACCTGCCAGATATTTACTCTGAACCTCTCTTAAGGTAAGAGCTACCAGCTGGATGGATTTCTGCCCTCTTAATCtggacagggagcagctctTGCCCTGAACTTCTGATGCTGAACGAGGGAATCCTCTGCTGTTCAGACAGTGTATGTCTGCCTTCCTAAAACAGCCATTAAgatggctgggtttttttaaggccTCTGGAAAAAGGTGGTATTTGTGCTGCGGAACTCTCATGGTACAATAAGGCCACTCAAAACCACCTTTGTGCTGTGAAGATACTTCTTTATGTAGAGGTAGCTAAAAATCCATGTGCTATATGAGGGACAAATGGACCCACAGTCAGTCTTGCCATCTGTCGTCTCTGCTGCAGAAGAGATGGCCAGAGGCTGACCTTCCCCTCGGGATCAGCCCCAGCCAGGTCCTGGCCAGGGGCACAGAGTTCCTACTGTACCAGCTCTAGCAGCTGATGCAAGATCCTCTTCTGTCCGTAGCGCACATGCAGCGCTTGCTGCTCCCTTCGACTCAGTTTCTCATAAGCCTCCTTGTTATTTAGCAagtcctgctctgctttcaggTCTGCCCCATAGGACTCCAGGGTCAGCAGCACACTGTCATAAAGGAGCTTCTTGCAAGGGGTTTTAAGTCTGGAGAGGGCCTCATTTGAAAGGGTagagttttcttcttcctcactgTCATCTTCCCAGCCATCTTGCTCCTTATACTCCTTGAATTCTTCTTCTGACATGCAGAGCACCTGTAGTGACCCAGGCAAAGGGATAAATCACTGGCAGTGTGAGTATGTCAGGCTTTGTCCTCTGTGGAACAGAAGAGCCACGTGGACCAGGTGAGTTATTCCTCAGCTGCACTAAAGATTAAGAGACTAAAACAGGCTTACATACCTAAGTGCAAGTAATTGTGGGTTAGAAGAACATTAAAACAGTAAATCTGGGTATTGTTAAGTCTTGTAAAGCATCTCAGCTGTCACCTACAAAGTTGTGACAGCTTTCTACAACAGCAGTGCCTGTGGAGCCATTCAAGACAAATGTGTGAGTACACATTGGATGGCTACTTCAGGAGAGGAAGATGACTgaacagcagctgggagctgggcagccaCACCCCCTACCACTGTTCACGTAGGACTGTTAGTGCCAAACTGCCTTCAGGTGCTTGTCCCCTTCACTGAGCCATTCTGCACTGCTGATTTGCCCAGCTGCACTCTGTGCTCCCTTTTGCAGCTCTTCCCCCACCAGGCCATTCTTACCTTGAGGGTCATGGACAGCTCTTCGTCTGTCAACACCTCATCCCAGCCAAGCACAAAGGCGCCTTCCTCACCCACCATCTCCAGCTGGCACAAGAAGTCCCACTGCTCTGagaccagctgctgctgtgcttcacTTTTGGCTCCTGTTTTGaagacagcagagctgtgaacaCAGCCAGGATGGCAGTGGAGGGGGGAGGGTGAAcggagaaggggaaaaaggatgCAGAAAACCAAGGCATGGCCCCAACCCCTGAAATGCTGTGGAACAGACTTATTTTTCATGTCATCCCTGCTGAACAGAGATCCCTGACCTATCCTCTCCCAGAGCGGCTGTGGTGCCACTCACGCTGCAGAGCCGCCCTGCGCAGTGTCACCATCTGGATGTCGGCTGTGTCGTGGCTGTTGCCGGGGTAGGGCTCTGCGAAGCCGTAcatgtgcagcagctgccagttGGCCATCTGCCCATACGTGTTGAAGATCTCCTGTCCTTTCCTCACGGGCTGCGTTGTAACCATCCTCAAACATAGCTGcaagcagggaaaggagagcaTCTGAGCTGTGCTGATCCAACTGCTCAACAGGAGCTGTCAGAGACTCTCATGACCCTGAGCTCCTCCTAACAAAACATGCAGCAAGGCTTTGTTTCAACGAGATCCAGGCCAGActtgctgccctgggctgagaCCCCACGTCGCTGTGCCCCCATTCCCAAAAATCTTACTAAAACAGAACCAAGCTGTGACaatgcctggcacagcagctttgCACTCACAGGAGAGTATTCCAGGTTGGCATTGTGGTTGGCCACATGATTCAAAATATCTGCTACAGGCACCATCATGGGAGGATTGGGCCCCTTctcatcttcttcttcctcctccaaaGGTTCCTGAAAGCTAAGTCAAGCCAGTGGTACACATGGCTGCACAGGGCAAGCTTCACCTTACACTTAGATTCTTGTGCAGCTGTAACCTCTCACATAGTCTGTACTCCTACTTCCTTGTCCGTGCTCCTTGCTGGAGCAAAGCCCTTACTTCTCACCTGTAAGCCATGACAAATGCCACCAGCTCCTTATACAACTCCAGAGTGTGCAGTTTGGGGTCAAAGATGTCAGGGTGGGTCTCCATGAAAGGCAAAATGATGGAGTTGTACTCCAGCTGGATGTTAGCTAGATCCTTGTCCACAGCTTCTGGGAtgcctgtgccctgcaggagcCTTGTTCGCTCTTCTTGAGGCCTGttgcaagaaaaagaagtttccaTCAGTGCTAGGGCCAAGGGTCTATAAACTCCTTCCTCCTTAAAAATCTCAGCTTCCCTGTACTCTCCAGGTCCTTGTTCTCTAGCTCTGCCTGTAAAGTAACTCCAGGAGGGCCCCTCAGGctcctgccagtgccagcaaAGGGCTCGAACAGAGGGTTGGGGTCACCCAGCAGGACCACATCCCTTCCCAGGACAATactcagcagcccctggcctgTGCCTGCCTTCAGCTGTAAGCCTGAGCCtccccaagcccccttgctttcaCCTTACCAGAACATGGGGTGGTCCAGGCTCCGGAAGTCCTGCCAGAGGGAGAAATATGGCTGCCAGTGGGAGTTGCTGGCTGTGTACTCGTGGAGCAAGGCCAGCAGGAGAGGGACCCAACCAGactggctctgcagggactcCTGGGCTACAGAACCAGACAGGATGGAGAAAACCTTAATTGTTCTGCGTTTCAGAACCAAATGGTTAGATGACAAGCCTCCATGCCtgtcttcagcctggagacAGGGGTTGAACTTTTATTCAGGTTTGTCTTGGGTTTGTCCTGAGCTGAACCAGGACCAGAGACAGCTTCTCTGGAGCTACAGATGAGCTCTCCCAGGCCTCACGGCCTTGCCCTCCTCAGCCTGAGGCTCTTCATGCCTTCGGGAACCAAGGAGCTCTTTTTCTTAACAGTGCTTCAAGGAAAGCAGCTCAGTACGGGTGCCTGTCAGAAGTTGGAGATTTTGCACTGATGGACTTTTCTCCCtgtccagcacagctctgagggAAGCAAGGGGATGCCCAGCCCTCCCCTTTCCTACCTGGTATCAAACAGCCCTAGAGTATCCTGCGCAAACCAGAAACGCTCCCAGGCTTTACCACAGACCCATTTACTCCTTTAAAAGGTACAGCAGACTCGAGTGACACAAGAAGCTTGCACTCACCTTCCTGCAAGAGTTCGTGGATGGACGTGGTGTGCTGGGACAGCAGCGCCGTGCGAGGGATGGTGAACAGCACTTCTCCCGCCTCCAGCTCCTCGGCGGCCAACATCCCGTACCCCGCCACCGcgccctccctgctcaggcgGACCTGGGGCCGGAGGGAGCGGTGAGGGGCGGAGCGAAGAGACCAGGGCGGACCTAGGGCACGCCCGGGCCGGCCCGCGGTGCCTCACCTTGGGGTTTAGCTCCACCCCGGCCCGCCCGCACCATGCCAGGAACCCGGAGAGGGAGTCGGCACTACTCTTCCCCTGGGCGCCGCTCTCGACCGCCGCCTGTGGATGGAAACATAGGGTGAAGGGGAAGGAGCCATGAGGCCGATCGCGGCTCCCTTCAGCGCCGCCGTCCCAAGAGCAGCTGTGTCCCCAGTTCGCCGGGAGCCCCCGGCTTCCCCCGTACCTTGAACCTCTTGGGCGCCGACGCCATGACGCTGCCAACACGTGGTCCCGTACC encodes:
- the SETD6 gene encoding N-lysine methyltransferase SETD6 isoform X1, translated to MASAPKRFKAAVESGAQGKSSADSLSGFLAWCGRAGVELNPKVRLSREGAVAGYGMLAAEELEAGEVLFTIPRTALLSQHTTSIHELLQEAQESLQSQSGWVPLLLALLHEYTASNSHWQPYFSLWQDFRSLDHPMFWPQEERTRLLQGTGIPEAVDKDLANIQLEYNSIILPFMETHPDIFDPKLHTLELYKELVAFVMAYSFQEPLEEEEEDEKGPNPPMMVPVADILNHVANHNANLEYSPLCLRMVTTQPVRKGQEIFNTYGQMANWQLLHMYGFAEPYPGNSHDTADIQMVTLRRAALQRAKSEAQQQLVSEQWDFLCQLEMVGEEGAFVLGWDEVLTDEELSMTLKVLCMSEEEFKEYKEQDGWEDDSEEEENSTLSNEALSRLKTPCKKLLYDSVLLTLESYGADLKAEQDLLNNKEAYEKLSRREQQALHVRYGQKRILHQLLELVQ
- the SETD6 gene encoding N-lysine methyltransferase SETD6 isoform X3 — translated: MVRAGRGGAKPQGPPEQGGRGGGVRDVGRRGAGGGRSAVHHPSHGAAVPAHHVHPRTLAGRPQEERTRLLQGTGIPEAVDKDLANIQLEYNSIILPFMETHPDIFDPKLHTLELYKELVAFVMAYSFQEPLEEEEEDEKGPNPPMMVPVADILNHVANHNANLEYSPLCLRMVTTQPVRKGQEIFNTYGQMANWQLLHMYGFAEPYPGNSHDTADIQMVTLRRAALQRAKSEAQQQLVSEQWDFLCQLEMVGEEGAFVLGWDEVLTDEELSMTLKVLCMSEEEFKEYKEQDGWEDDSEEEENSTLSNEALSRLKTPCKKLLYDSVLLTLESYGADLKAEQDLLNNKEAYEKLSRREQQALHVRYGQKRILHQLLELVQ
- the SETD6 gene encoding N-lysine methyltransferase SETD6 isoform X2, with amino-acid sequence MASAPKRFKAAVESGAQGKSSADSLSGFLAWCGRAGVELNPKVRLSREGAVAGYGMLAAEELEAGEVLFTIPRTALLSQHTTSIHELLQEAQESLQSQSGWVPLLLALLHEYTASNSHWQPYFSLWQDFRSLDHPMFWPQEERTRLLQGTGIPEAVDKDLANIQLEYNSIILPFMETHPDIFDPKLHTLELYKELVAFVMAYSFQEPLEEEEEDEKGPNPPMMVPVADILNHVANHNANLEYSPLCLRMVTTQPVRKGQEIFNTYGQMANWQLLHMYGFAEPYPGNSHDTADIQMVTLRRAALQRAKSEAQQQLVSEQWDFLCQLEMVGEEGAFVLGWDEVLTDEELSMTLKRTKPDILTLPVIYPFAWVTTGALHVRRRIQGV